In Ignavibacteriales bacterium, the following are encoded in one genomic region:
- a CDS encoding T9SS type A sorting domain-containing protein — MKKFYNLFSIVLLLSVLVSVNTFAGDRLVLIERYTSSTCGPCASANPTLDALLNTTDPSKLTGISYHMNWPAPGNDPMFLFNPGDNTGRRNYYGVNAIPHWRTDGSMEVSTGNVASSYASRTGVISPITIITTYNIVGDSMKVTAKIFCEDLLADPNVTVHMALLEKPIQYPGPPGTNGESHFLDVMRKMYPNSSGTKVTLFPGTTYVLEGSFYIDPSYVQGNLRPLIFVQANDKEILNAGVPTYDYTLLSDLAYKVVDQGQNASGDFQISVPVVAAGYNETVTLSAEVQPSNPGVTVSFPSGNTIGSFPGQVTVRVNSTSAVPTGIYKVIVTGTNASNDEHKIVVSYLVGKSYVSVGTNRPLVAFSVDNTNYSSLRLFDWDISSNHDLSVTTPQTFGNTRYVFEDWSNGVNTPTQTVTVNSSTNGYTANFNTQFKFTGFTSPGGLPVTITHAGEFIDSGSVVDVSITPTQVMYNGQMYYFKNWIGGGSGSYTGTNSSFQISSMDNFISEVAIFDTVTAVSQLGSEIPDSYELYQNYPNPFNPETKIKFDIPQAGNVKLAVYNILGEQVAILYNGFLNYGRFESAWNASQFASGVYFYKLETENFVSIKKLVLLK; from the coding sequence ATGAAAAAATTTTACAATCTATTTTCCATTGTTTTACTCCTGAGCGTGTTGGTATCAGTTAACACATTTGCGGGAGACAGACTTGTTCTGATTGAGAGATATACAAGTTCGACATGCGGTCCGTGTGCGTCTGCAAACCCGACTCTCGATGCGCTTTTAAATACTACAGACCCGTCTAAGCTTACAGGTATTTCATATCATATGAACTGGCCCGCGCCGGGTAACGATCCTATGTTTCTTTTTAATCCCGGTGACAATACAGGAAGAAGGAATTACTATGGCGTGAATGCTATTCCTCACTGGAGAACAGACGGTTCGATGGAAGTAAGTACTGGAAACGTTGCTAGTTCATATGCAAGTAGAACTGGCGTTATCAGTCCGATCACTATCATTACTACTTATAATATTGTTGGCGATAGTATGAAAGTCACAGCAAAGATATTTTGCGAAGACCTCCTTGCCGATCCTAATGTAACTGTTCATATGGCTCTGCTTGAAAAACCAATACAATATCCGGGTCCTCCCGGAACTAACGGTGAGTCTCATTTCCTTGATGTTATGAGAAAAATGTATCCTAATTCCAGTGGAACAAAAGTAACTTTATTCCCTGGTACAACATATGTGCTTGAAGGATCATTTTATATTGACCCCTCTTATGTTCAGGGCAATCTAAGACCGCTGATATTTGTACAGGCTAACGACAAAGAGATTCTTAATGCCGGTGTTCCGACATATGATTATACATTACTCTCAGACCTGGCATACAAAGTTGTTGACCAGGGGCAGAATGCTTCCGGCGATTTCCAGATCAGTGTTCCCGTGGTTGCTGCAGGTTATAATGAAACAGTTACCCTGAGTGCTGAAGTTCAACCTAGCAACCCTGGCGTAACCGTTTCATTCCCAAGTGGAAACACGATTGGCTCATTCCCGGGTCAGGTTACTGTAAGAGTAAATTCTACTTCGGCAGTTCCTACAGGTATATATAAAGTTATTGTCACAGGTACAAATGCAAGCAATGATGAACATAAAATAGTTGTTTCATACTTGGTTGGTAAGAGCTATGTAAGCGTTGGTACAAATAGGCCATTAGTTGCATTCTCGGTTGATAATACAAATTACAGTTCACTCAGGTTATTTGACTGGGACATATCATCAAACCATGATCTTAGTGTTACAACTCCACAGACGTTTGGAAATACAAGATATGTATTTGAAGACTGGAGCAACGGTGTAAATACACCTACACAAACAGTAACTGTAAATTCAAGCACTAATGGTTACACTGCTAACTTTAACACACAGTTTAAATTTACCGGCTTTACGAGTCCGGGTGGACTACCGGTAACCATTACACATGCAGGTGAATTTATCGATTCAGGATCTGTCGTGGATGTTTCAATTACGCCTACACAGGTCATGTACAACGGTCAGATGTATTATTTCAAGAACTGGATAGGTGGTGGTAGCGGTTCATATACCGGTACTAATTCAAGCTTCCAGATCTCATCTATGGATAATTTCATTAGTGAAGTTGCTATATTCGATACTGTAACTGCAGTTAGCCAGTTAGGAAGTGAAATTCCTGACAGCTATGAACTGTATCAAAACTATCCGAATCCGTTCAACCCCGAAACAAAGATTAAATTTGATATTCCGCAAGCAGGTAACGTAAAACTGGCGGTTTACAATATTCTTGGTGAACAGGTTGCAATATTATACAACGGGTTCCTGAATTACGGAAGGTTCGAATCAGCTTGGAACGCTTCACAATTTGCCAGCGGAGTTTATTTCTATAAGCTGGAAACTGAGAATTTTGTTTCTATCAAGAAACTGGTACTTCTGAAGTAA